A genome region from Carassius carassius chromosome 23, fCarCar2.1, whole genome shotgun sequence includes the following:
- the LOC132101838 gene encoding intelectin-1-like has translation MFLGQVGLMSEAMKKFPVRFGLDACLTDNGPAIPIVYDTGNVDYNKNLVFNTEGAAMALCSGVNPTACHIEHFCIGGGGHFPEATPRQCGDFTRFDWDGYGTNKGWSASKEITEAAVLLFYR, from the exons ATGTTCCTGGGGCAGGTGGGCCTCATGTCAGAGGCCATGAAG AAATTCCCTGTGAGGTTTGGATTAGATGCATGCCTCACTGATAATGGACCTGCTATTCCAATAGTGTATGATACCGGAAATGTGGATTACAACAAAAACTT AGTCTTTAATACTGAAGGGGCAGCCATGGCTCTTTGTTCAGGTGTCAACCCAACCGCCTGTCACATTGAACAT TTCTGTATTGGTGGAGGTGGACACTTTCCTGAAGCCACCCCTAGACAGTGTGGGGACTTTACAAGATTTGACTGGGATGGATATGGTACTAATAAGGGATGGAGTGCTTCCAAAGAGATAACCGAGGCAGCTGTGCTTCTCTTTTATCGCTGA